Sequence from the Pedobacter sp. D749 genome:
TTGCAGGTCTTTTAACAGTGCATTACTCACGCTTTGCGAGCGTTTAACAAATTCTTTCTTGTTGTTTAAGTATGCTTGTTTGAGCGCAGGCATATTTCTGGAAAGGATCGAATCGATGATCTTTCCTCCGCCTTTAAAAACTTTATCTTCGGATATACTGCGCCCATATTCGTCGTTAATTAACGTTTTTTCTTTTAAACTATAATCCCTGTCTCTAAGAACATAAGAATTGTAGGTTAACCTGAGCTGTACCAGAAGCAAAATCAGAAAACTGACCAATACTACTGATTTATATATACGATCTTTCATTTATCCTTTAAAAATAGCCGTATTATTTCATAAATACCATGCCGTTAAGCTTTTGTTAGGTTTCTGTTACGTTTTCGTTCGACAAATTCTTTCAATGTCGGGTGTAGCTTTGGATTATGAAAAGCAGATCTCAGTGAAAACCAGATCAATGTTGATCGATTTGGATTAATAAGCATCTGTAATCCAGTAATGCTTCAAACAACTAACACCAATCACATAACAAAAAAAGAGAAATGACCTTTAAAAGGATTTTATCATTATTGCTTATCGTTTCGGGAACGATATCTGTTTATCCGGCAATGGCCCAACAAAAATCGGCCAATAAACCGTTACCTGAACTTCAACAGGATTTTGTTGACCTTGGGCTGGGCATGTTTATCCATTATGGGATGCCAACTTTTATGGATCAGGACTGGTCTGATCCTGATGCAGATCTTTCATTGTTCCAGTCGCCAAAGCTTGATGCCAACCAGTGGGCAAAAGCTGCAAAGTCGGCAAATATGACCTATGGCTGCCTGACCACTAAACACCATAGTGGTTTCCCGATCTGGAATACCAAAACTACTTCCTACAATGTGATGAACACGCCGTTAAAACGTGATGTGGTAAAGGAATATGCTGATGCTTTCCGCAAAAACGGACTAAAGGTAATGTTGTACTATTCTATATTGGATACCCATCATGGCATCCGTCCGAACCAGATTACACCAGCGAATGTTAAAATGATCAAAGATCAGATTACCGAACTGCTCACCAATTATGGCGAGATTACCGCCCTGATTATTGATGGTTGGGATGCGCCATGGTCGAGGATTTCTTATGATCAGGTACCTTTTGAAGATATCTATTACCTGATTAAATCATTACAGCCAAACTGTTTGGTAATGGATTTAAATGCAGCAAAATATCCTACACAGGCGCTATTTTATACCGATATCAAATCATACGAACAAGGTGCTGGTCAGTTTATTTCTAAAGAAAACAACAAACTTCCGGCCCTTGCCTGCCTGCCCTTGCAGGCCAACTGGTTCTGGAAAACCTCTTTCCCTACCACTCCTGTAAAAAATGTACCTGAACTGGTGAACAAGTTCATCATTCCTTATAATGGCGCATACTGCAATTTTATATTAAATGTGGCCCCGGGCAAAAATGGTCTGATCGATGATAACGCGTTAGCTGCGCTTGAGGAAATGGGCCAGATCTATAAAAAAACTGCAGATCTTCCACGTATTCCGGTATATGCTGCACCAATTATTTCGAGCAACATTGCCAAGCACGTAAAAAGTAACAGC
This genomic interval carries:
- a CDS encoding alpha-L-fucosidase translates to MTFKRILSLLLIVSGTISVYPAMAQQKSANKPLPELQQDFVDLGLGMFIHYGMPTFMDQDWSDPDADLSLFQSPKLDANQWAKAAKSANMTYGCLTTKHHSGFPIWNTKTTSYNVMNTPLKRDVVKEYADAFRKNGLKVMLYYSILDTHHGIRPNQITPANVKMIKDQITELLTNYGEITALIIDGWDAPWSRISYDQVPFEDIYYLIKSLQPNCLVMDLNAAKYPTQALFYTDIKSYEQGAGQFISKENNKLPALACLPLQANWFWKTSFPTTPVKNVPELVNKFIIPYNGAYCNFILNVAPGKNGLIDDNALAALEEMGQIYKKTADLPRIPVYAAPIISSNIAKHVKSNSSWSDDMNIMDFANDDDFGSSWSSNHTVKSPWYELNFEKAVPCNMVVLTAGNNRKATYSLQYYANGKWNDLATKNEGEKKVSIFRFERIWCEKIKVNVTNFDSPPAIAELGVFNERK